In one window of Desulforhabdus amnigena DNA:
- a CDS encoding YcbK family protein, translating into MGDLSKNFNRSEFACKGKNCCGHSAAIHPDLVDALQALRDHIGKPLSITSGFRCNRHNKAVGGAEQSFHTLGMAADVSCPAGVSPEELAVIAEEIPLFCEGGIGVYASWVHLDVRQSGKARWRS; encoded by the coding sequence ATGGGTGATCTCAGCAAGAATTTCAACCGTTCGGAATTCGCCTGCAAGGGCAAGAACTGCTGCGGCCATTCGGCTGCTATACATCCTGACCTGGTCGACGCCCTGCAGGCGTTGCGTGACCACATCGGCAAGCCGCTGTCCATCACCAGCGGCTTCCGTTGCAATCGGCACAACAAGGCGGTGGGTGGCGCGGAGCAGAGTTTCCACACGCTGGGCATGGCGGCCGACGTGAGCTGTCCCGCAGGCGTTTCGCCCGAGGAACTGGCGGTCATCGCCGAGGAAATTCCGCTCTTTTGCGAGGGCGGCATCGGCGTCTATGCCTCCTGGGTCCATCTCGATGTGCGCCAGTCGGGCAAGGCGAGGTGGCGGTCATGA
- a CDS encoding DUF1353 domain-containing protein translates to MSAEIKTLFSGTALGLSGPLRVEILPNGMTARLTQPFRVRTGAGRIIEVPAGFETDFASVPRLFWRVVPPWGRYSPAAVVHDYLYHTGKVSRLAADRVFLELMAALGVPLWKRQVMYWAVRLGGWLAWDASRKRETEHA, encoded by the coding sequence ATGAGCGCCGAAATCAAGACCCTGTTTTCCGGTACCGCGCTGGGTCTCTCCGGACCGCTTCGGGTGGAGATCCTGCCCAATGGAATGACCGCGAGGCTGACCCAGCCGTTCCGTGTCCGCACCGGCGCTGGCCGCATCATCGAAGTGCCCGCCGGGTTCGAGACCGACTTCGCCTCGGTGCCGCGCCTGTTCTGGCGCGTGGTGCCGCCTTGGGGACGATATTCCCCGGCGGCCGTCGTTCACGACTACCTCTACCACACCGGCAAGGTCTCGCGGCTTGCTGCCGACCGCGTCTTTCTCGAACTGATGGCGGCCCTTGGCGTGCCTCTGTGGAAACGCCAGGTCATGTATTGGGCGGTTCGCCTGGGCGGCTGGCTGGCCTGGGATGCCAGTCGAAAGCGGGAGACGGAGCATGCTTGA
- a CDS encoding phage baseplate assembly protein V: MLETRDRQSEERYRNRWYGKYRAFVRDNNDPERLGRVRLEIPAVLGCGRENWSEWAVPCFPYGGNDDTGMFLVPEEGASVWAEFEGGVVQYPIWTGVWLAKSNPGEQPEESKRTCANAFCHDCEDKIEHQANRHDDLEHKKYHGHPPYYCPRLKVLLKTETGHTILADDRDGDELLRIIDRAGQILTMEGKVKPEMQSGNALRRGTKDAEKGDQLDIASQIVGSRARIQLTDLCRQQVILEAWQDKEKVHILSCDKGRSRWQKILIDTTKGREKVHIWGLNGTQEILVDSTTAAEQIRLTDKAGQVVRMNAAPGQESISATDKSGSLVFMDGVSGNILIRSTNTVLINT; encoded by the coding sequence ATGCTTGAAACTCGCGACCGTCAATCCGAGGAGCGCTACCGCAACCGCTGGTACGGCAAGTACCGGGCCTTCGTGCGCGACAACAACGATCCCGAACGCCTTGGCCGGGTCCGCCTGGAGATCCCAGCCGTGCTCGGCTGCGGGCGGGAGAACTGGTCCGAATGGGCCGTTCCCTGTTTCCCCTACGGCGGCAACGACGACACCGGCATGTTCCTGGTCCCCGAGGAAGGTGCCTCGGTCTGGGCCGAGTTCGAGGGCGGCGTTGTCCAGTATCCGATCTGGACCGGGGTCTGGTTGGCCAAGAGCAATCCCGGCGAGCAGCCCGAGGAATCGAAGCGCACCTGCGCGAATGCCTTCTGTCATGACTGCGAGGACAAGATCGAGCATCAGGCCAACCGGCACGACGATCTCGAACACAAGAAGTACCACGGCCATCCGCCGTATTACTGCCCGCGCCTGAAGGTCCTGCTCAAGACCGAAACCGGCCACACCATCCTGGCCGATGACCGCGACGGCGACGAGCTGCTGCGCATCATCGACCGCGCCGGACAGATCCTCACCATGGAAGGGAAGGTGAAGCCCGAGATGCAGAGCGGCAACGCCCTGCGGCGCGGCACGAAGGACGCCGAGAAAGGCGACCAGCTCGACATCGCCTCGCAGATCGTCGGCTCCCGCGCCCGCATCCAGCTCACCGACCTCTGCCGCCAGCAGGTGATCCTCGAAGCCTGGCAGGACAAGGAGAAGGTTCACATCCTCTCGTGCGACAAGGGCCGCTCCCGCTGGCAGAAGATCCTCATCGATACCACCAAGGGTCGGGAGAAGGTTCACATCTGGGGGCTCAACGGCACTCAGGAAATCCTCGTCGATTCCACCACCGCCGCCGAACAGATCCGGCTCACCGACAAGGCCGGTCAGGTGGTGCGCATGAACGCCGCGCCCGGCCAGGAGAGCATCAGCGCCACCGACAAGTCCGGCAGCCTTGTGTTCATGGATGGGGTGTCCGGAAACATCCTCATTCGCTCGACGAACACCGTCTTGATCAACACCTGA
- a CDS encoding PAAR domain-containing protein, with protein sequence MSSQARLGDISSHGGVIITGASRTLDNGMPVARMGDLHVCPIPGHGVTPIVTGSFDTITEGLPNARIGDITACGAIIVTGSPDTIDN encoded by the coding sequence ATGAGCTCCCAGGCGCGACTCGGCGACATCAGCAGTCACGGCGGCGTCATCATCACCGGGGCGAGCCGAACGCTGGACAACGGCATGCCGGTGGCCCGCATGGGTGATCTGCACGTCTGTCCCATCCCTGGGCATGGCGTGACGCCCATTGTGACCGGCAGCTTCGACACCATCACCGAAGGATTGCCCAACGCCCGCATCGGCGACATCACCGCCTGCGGAGCCATCATCGTCACCGGCAGTCCCGACACCATCGACAACTGA
- a CDS encoding carboxypeptidase regulatory-like domain-containing protein, producing the protein MTDTVPDYSHWEVQPRSIRLSAGEFEQRIPLSLRGDVDAPVFSSSNPEVAEIGPDGVIRCGWTIGNAVLMVWRSSARDSLRHVLVEVRDPSWFADHPDFASGASVFLSGTVVNALNTSGVGNALIEFRRSETGPAAYQTFANAYGGFELSVPEGFYYVEVTAPGYIAWHGWVNAAPNTSGDIQIVLSPELDGQVARIVLQWGLNPRDLDSHLTGPTPSGGRFHVFYSHTIENEAAELDVDDTSSYGPETITIHRLIPGVYRYAVHDYTNRNANPSTGLAQSGASVKVFLSDGREQTFNVPSQRPRHGLDRVRNRRRDRNSDAGQRHELSIPTRQRRHVMEVVHDFRRTRRLAGHHRTNRFRPTTVCAAGALRSPVRHP; encoded by the coding sequence ATGACCGATACCGTGCCAGACTACAGCCACTGGGAGGTTCAGCCTCGCTCCATCCGCCTCTCCGCTGGCGAGTTCGAGCAACGGATTCCGCTCTCCCTGCGCGGCGACGTGGACGCCCCGGTCTTTTCCTCCAGCAATCCGGAGGTCGCGGAGATCGGGCCGGACGGTGTCATTCGCTGCGGCTGGACCATCGGCAACGCCGTGCTCATGGTCTGGCGATCCTCGGCCCGGGACAGTCTCCGCCATGTTCTGGTGGAGGTCCGCGATCCGTCCTGGTTCGCCGACCACCCGGACTTTGCCAGCGGAGCATCGGTCTTCCTCAGCGGCACGGTAGTCAACGCCCTCAACACCAGCGGCGTCGGCAACGCGTTGATCGAATTCCGCCGCTCGGAAACCGGCCCGGCGGCGTACCAGACCTTCGCCAACGCCTATGGCGGGTTCGAGCTGTCCGTACCCGAGGGGTTCTATTACGTGGAGGTCACCGCGCCGGGATACATCGCCTGGCATGGCTGGGTGAATGCCGCCCCCAACACCTCCGGCGACATCCAGATCGTTCTCTCGCCCGAGCTCGACGGCCAGGTCGCCCGCATCGTGTTGCAGTGGGGCCTGAATCCCCGGGACCTCGATTCCCATCTCACCGGACCGACGCCATCCGGCGGCAGGTTCCATGTGTTCTATTCCCACACCATCGAAAACGAGGCGGCGGAATTGGACGTGGACGACACCAGTTCCTACGGGCCGGAGACCATCACCATCCATCGGCTCATCCCCGGCGTCTACCGCTACGCGGTCCACGACTACACCAACCGCAACGCCAATCCGAGCACCGGCCTGGCGCAGTCGGGAGCATCGGTGAAGGTGTTCTTGAGCGATGGCCGTGAGCAGACCTTCAACGTTCCTTCCCAACGCCCCCGGCACGGTCTGGACCGTGTTCGAAATCGACGGCGCGACCGGAACAGTGACGCCGGTCAACGCCATGAGCTATCAATCCCAACCCGCCAACGTCGGCATGTAATGGAGGTTGTCCATGATTTCCGAAGAACCCGCCGACTTGCAGGCCACCATCGAACAAACCGATTCCGGCCAACAACAGTATGTGCTGCGGGCGCTCTGCGATCACCTGTCCGGCATCCGTGA
- a CDS encoding GPW/gp25 family protein: protein MSYDFLGKGLRYPFRFQSVSGGTQVSTATSREHEHIRESILQILGTRIGERFMNPEFGSRLKDLVFEQNDEVLKGLLRHYVIDAIKRWEKRVIITEVHFDDRPLNIDGNLLLVHIAYRVIQSQVDGNLVYPFYREDPNNPAPSYPQPEPEPEPPPVRSVRLSPDVRTLFNLLWFNAAEMSPDPDDSFIWPAGEYEVAYIEGAFQDRNGKWIVSDPGDNHGHYLTFEGAPETEAPQAEHALYLAASGLGFDTQSQAEDNAAGTVHRITTLEPGRIGLFYFEGKKESHYLNNTSGQPNPVWQLRGPL from the coding sequence ATGAGCTACGACTTTCTCGGCAAGGGGCTGCGTTACCCGTTCCGGTTTCAGTCGGTATCCGGCGGCACCCAGGTCTCGACCGCCACCTCGCGGGAGCACGAGCATATCCGCGAAAGCATCCTGCAGATCCTCGGCACCCGGATCGGCGAACGGTTCATGAATCCGGAGTTCGGCTCCCGGCTGAAGGATCTGGTGTTCGAACAGAACGACGAGGTGCTCAAGGGCCTGCTGCGCCATTACGTGATCGACGCCATCAAGCGCTGGGAAAAGCGGGTGATCATCACGGAGGTACACTTCGACGACCGGCCGCTGAACATCGACGGCAACCTGCTGCTGGTGCATATCGCCTACCGGGTGATCCAGAGCCAGGTGGACGGCAACCTGGTCTATCCCTTCTACAGAGAAGACCCGAACAATCCCGCGCCCAGCTATCCCCAGCCGGAGCCCGAGCCAGAACCGCCGCCGGTGCGCAGCGTGCGCCTGTCGCCGGACGTGCGCACGCTGTTCAATCTGCTCTGGTTCAATGCGGCCGAGATGAGCCCCGATCCGGACGATTCCTTCATCTGGCCAGCCGGGGAATACGAAGTCGCCTACATCGAGGGAGCCTTTCAGGACCGCAACGGCAAGTGGATCGTCAGCGATCCGGGTGACAACCACGGCCATTACCTGACGTTCGAGGGAGCGCCAGAAACAGAAGCGCCCCAGGCCGAGCACGCCCTCTATCTGGCCGCGAGCGGTCTAGGCTTCGACACACAGAGTCAGGCGGAAGACAACGCCGCTGGCACCGTTCACCGGATCACCACCCTGGAGCCGGGCCGCATCGGTCTGTTCTATTTCGAGGGCAAGAAGGAATCCCACTACCTCAACAACACCTCCGGGCAGCCCAATCCCGTCTGGCAACTGCGCGGCCCGCTCTGA
- a CDS encoding baseplate J/gp47 family protein, which yields MGRASIGYINKDYESIRQELLAKIPQLTDRWTDFNHSDLGVVLLDLFCGVGDMLAYYLDAQAAEAFLPTARQRQNVINLCKLIGYRLDSPVASTTTLRFRLSAPLGKDLTIPAGTACRALLNDGEADFETVEDGLLPRGVLSVEIPARQGVRRTETFTSTGLPFQRFRLTGDVIAQGTITVTVGDDAWSEVDHFQDSLADSRHFMVDLDALDISTLIFGDGQSGAVPAQGSAITVSYLQTIGDQGNLGPNRITQLLSPVYLDGGQVSLTVTNPVPATCGASREALEHARRQAPAELRSLWKAVTLEDYQALAEGYPGVAKAKVLDTNACQNIRYYNVQLAIAPNGGGMPSALLKRDLAEFLERRKVITVEINLFDPIYRPVSIDAEVYIWPGEPLENVRSRIEAALTDFFSFDRVSFGQTIHFSDLVALIDGVRGVSHMHLYAPQQDIELRHGEIPVLGTVNLDLRRAG from the coding sequence ATGGGCCGCGCAAGCATCGGATACATCAACAAGGATTACGAATCGATCCGCCAGGAGCTGCTGGCGAAGATCCCGCAGCTCACCGACCGCTGGACCGATTTCAACCACTCCGATCTCGGCGTCGTCCTGCTCGATCTGTTCTGCGGCGTGGGCGACATGCTGGCCTACTACCTGGACGCCCAGGCGGCCGAGGCCTTTCTGCCCACGGCCCGCCAGCGCCAGAACGTCATCAATCTCTGCAAGCTCATCGGCTACCGGCTGGACTCGCCGGTGGCCTCCACCACCACGCTGCGTTTTCGGCTCTCCGCCCCGCTCGGCAAGGACCTGACCATTCCGGCGGGAACGGCCTGCCGTGCCTTGCTGAATGACGGCGAGGCGGATTTCGAGACGGTCGAGGACGGCCTGCTCCCGCGAGGCGTGCTTTCGGTGGAGATCCCAGCCCGGCAGGGCGTGCGCCGCACCGAGACCTTCACATCGACGGGGCTGCCATTCCAGCGCTTCCGCCTGACCGGCGACGTCATTGCCCAGGGCACCATCACCGTTACGGTGGGAGACGACGCTTGGAGCGAGGTCGATCACTTTCAGGACAGCCTGGCCGACAGCCGTCATTTCATGGTCGACCTGGATGCCCTCGACATCTCCACCCTGATTTTCGGCGACGGGCAAAGCGGCGCTGTACCCGCTCAGGGAAGCGCCATCACCGTCAGCTATTTGCAGACTATCGGAGACCAGGGCAATCTCGGCCCGAACCGGATCACCCAACTGCTGAGCCCGGTCTACCTCGACGGAGGCCAGGTCTCCCTGACCGTCACCAACCCGGTGCCCGCCACCTGCGGCGCTTCGCGGGAAGCCCTCGAACACGCCCGCCGACAGGCACCGGCGGAGCTGCGCAGTCTCTGGAAGGCCGTCACCCTGGAGGATTACCAGGCCCTCGCCGAAGGTTACCCCGGCGTCGCCAAGGCCAAGGTGCTCGACACCAATGCCTGCCAGAACATCCGCTATTACAACGTCCAACTGGCCATCGCCCCCAACGGCGGCGGAATGCCCTCGGCGCTGCTCAAGCGGGACCTCGCCGAGTTTCTCGAACGCCGCAAGGTCATCACGGTCGAGATCAACCTGTTCGACCCGATCTATCGCCCCGTTTCCATCGACGCCGAGGTCTACATCTGGCCCGGTGAACCGCTGGAAAACGTGCGCAGCCGCATCGAAGCCGCGCTCACCGATTTCTTTTCCTTCGACCGGGTCTCCTTCGGGCAGACCATTCACTTCTCCGACCTGGTTGCCCTGATCGATGGCGTGCGCGGCGTCAGCCACATGCATCTCTACGCGCCGCAGCAGGACATCGAGCTGCGCCACGGCGAAATCCCGGTTCTCGGCACCGTCAATCTCGATCTGCGGAGGGCCGGTTGA
- a CDS encoding phage tail protein, translated as MSDWFKDNLLGLLPPLYEHNDEAGDLHTFLSLPAGTLDELKQAIDDFPTIFDVDHCDERFLPLLARLVGLEVDGTCSPDCQRRRVREAVEIYRRKGTIPAIERDFDALGWQGELQETFRSALRLNARSRLSKAKLPGLVFSLGVFRVLCLNQTEGLRDALVFHHPAGTRCFWLQFLLEWIEGGAMLDFGHANAVRRIVLAFLDETFVLGRSSLGSCRHLTSKQRAWELLQLTSTTEMLPEIDRAAVKVSRFHGRQNRMRLNHKALNDWRLPYTRVGEDRVSFCTPIYTGRDFEGDVLESGFGLGESHLNRKSLTHGETELRYCFRQKDFFFDTQAEPVERAEAKYDLRLPLESRHRLCFQLGRARLNEGLDLTANQGGISNLLLASTAGCDADVTLAVDRIDRWRRRGPVFRLNANTLNTRYLSYANLTGERASLEVYVDTGSLRRHRVETMKLGASPLNTTGLRLSVDRTRPMRVSRMRLNQAGFRWSRPSYRWLFRQQDLHAPTQAGFEAATNNYRATQWPT; from the coding sequence ATGTCGGATTGGTTCAAGGACAATCTGCTCGGCCTGCTGCCGCCCCTTTACGAGCACAACGACGAGGCCGGTGACCTGCACACCTTTCTGAGCCTTCCCGCCGGAACGCTCGACGAGCTCAAGCAGGCAATCGACGACTTCCCGACCATCTTCGACGTCGATCATTGCGACGAACGCTTCTTGCCGCTGCTGGCGAGACTGGTCGGCCTCGAAGTGGACGGCACCTGTTCGCCGGACTGCCAGCGTCGCCGCGTGCGGGAAGCTGTCGAAATCTATCGCCGCAAGGGCACCATCCCGGCCATCGAACGCGACTTTGACGCGCTCGGTTGGCAGGGAGAACTGCAGGAGACCTTCCGCTCGGCGCTGCGTCTCAATGCCCGCTCCAGACTCAGCAAAGCCAAGCTGCCCGGGCTGGTGTTCAGCCTCGGCGTGTTTCGCGTGCTGTGTCTCAACCAGACCGAAGGGCTGCGCGACGCCCTGGTGTTTCACCACCCGGCGGGCACGCGCTGTTTCTGGCTCCAGTTCCTGCTCGAATGGATCGAAGGCGGCGCGATGCTCGACTTCGGGCACGCCAACGCCGTGCGCCGGATCGTGCTGGCGTTTCTCGACGAGACCTTCGTCCTTGGCCGCTCCTCGCTCGGTTCCTGCCGTCACCTGACCAGCAAGCAGAGGGCCTGGGAGCTGCTGCAACTCACCAGCACCACGGAGATGCTCCCGGAAATCGACCGGGCGGCCGTGAAGGTCTCCCGTTTTCACGGCCGCCAGAACCGGATGCGCCTGAACCACAAGGCCCTCAACGACTGGCGGCTGCCGTACACCCGTGTCGGCGAGGACCGGGTTTCCTTCTGCACGCCCATCTACACCGGCCGCGACTTCGAAGGGGATGTGCTGGAGAGCGGCTTCGGGCTGGGCGAGAGCCATCTCAACCGCAAGTCGCTGACCCATGGCGAGACCGAGCTGCGCTACTGCTTCCGGCAGAAGGATTTCTTCTTCGACACGCAGGCGGAACCGGTCGAACGGGCGGAAGCCAAGTACGACCTGCGCCTGCCCTTGGAATCCCGGCACCGCCTCTGTTTCCAGCTTGGTCGCGCCAGGCTCAACGAAGGTCTCGATCTGACCGCCAACCAGGGCGGCATCAGCAATCTGCTGCTCGCCTCGACCGCTGGCTGCGACGCGGACGTCACCCTGGCCGTGGACCGGATCGACCGATGGCGGCGGAGAGGGCCTGTGTTCCGGCTCAACGCGAACACCCTGAACACCCGGTATCTGAGCTATGCGAATCTGACCGGCGAACGGGCCTCGCTTGAAGTCTACGTGGACACGGGCTCTCTCCGCCGCCATCGGGTCGAGACCATGAAGCTGGGCGCGAGCCCGCTCAACACCACCGGCCTGCGCCTCTCCGTTGACCGGACCCGCCCGATGCGCGTCAGCCGCATGCGCCTCAACCAGGCCGGATTCCGCTGGTCGCGGCCTTCCTACCGCTGGCTGTTCCGTCAGCAGGATCTGCACGCGCCGACGCAGGCCGGGTTCGAGGCCGCCACCAACAACTATCGCGCCACCCAGTGGCCCACCTGA